In one Pseudomonas sp. SCA2728.1_7 genomic region, the following are encoded:
- a CDS encoding CcoQ/FixQ family Cbb3-type cytochrome c oxidase assembly chaperone yields the protein MDIGMIRGLGTVVVMVAFIGLALWVFSPKRKSEFEDATLLPFADDPEAIKHVEQASRSNKE from the coding sequence ATGGATATCGGGATGATTCGTGGCCTGGGCACCGTTGTCGTGATGGTGGCCTTCATCGGTCTGGCCTTGTGGGTGTTCAGCCCCAAGCGCAAGTCGGAGTTTGAAGACGCGACCTTGTTGCCTTTTGCGGATGATCCCGAAGCCATCAAGCACGTCGAGCAAGCTTCTAGGAGTAACAAAGAATGA
- the ccoP gene encoding cytochrome-c oxidase, cbb3-type subunit III produces the protein MTTFWSTWICVLTIGSLIGLTWLLIGTRRGETKGSVDQTMGHSFDGIEEYDNPLPQWWFMLFAGTLVFSVGYLILYPGLGNWKGILPGYENGWTGVHEWEKEMNKADAKFGPIFAKFAAMPVEEVAKDPQALKMGGRLFASNCSVCHGSDAKGAFGFPNLADSDWRWGGDADTIKTTIMGGRMAAMPAWGEVLGEAGVKNVAAYVRHELAGLPLPADSKADLQAGQQAFSTTCVACHGATGHGTEAMGAPNLTHPAGFIYGTSLTQLEQTIRHGRQGHMPAQNELLGNDKVQLLAAYVYSLSHGLNTEKLITEDNKK, from the coding sequence ATGACCACCTTCTGGAGTACGTGGATCTGCGTACTGACCATTGGCAGCCTGATCGGCCTGACGTGGCTGCTGATCGGCACGCGCCGGGGCGAAACCAAGGGCAGCGTCGACCAGACCATGGGCCACAGCTTCGACGGCATCGAGGAGTACGACAACCCGCTGCCGCAGTGGTGGTTCATGCTGTTCGCCGGCACGCTGGTGTTTTCCGTGGGCTATCTGATCCTCTATCCGGGCCTGGGCAACTGGAAAGGCATCCTTCCCGGTTACGAGAATGGCTGGACCGGCGTGCACGAGTGGGAAAAGGAGATGAACAAGGCTGACGCCAAATTCGGGCCGATCTTCGCCAAGTTCGCCGCCATGCCGGTGGAGGAAGTGGCGAAGGATCCGCAGGCGCTGAAAATGGGTGGCCGCTTGTTCGCCTCCAATTGCTCGGTGTGCCACGGTTCCGATGCCAAGGGCGCGTTCGGCTTCCCTAACCTCGCCGACAGTGACTGGCGCTGGGGCGGCGACGCCGACACCATCAAGACCACCATCATGGGTGGCCGGATGGCGGCGATGCCGGCCTGGGGTGAAGTGTTGGGCGAAGCCGGGGTGAAGAACGTGGCCGCCTATGTGCGTCACGAACTGGCCGGCCTGCCATTGCCCGCCGACAGCAAGGCTGACCTGCAGGCGGGACAGCAAGCGTTCAGCACCACTTGTGTTGCCTGTCATGGGGCAACCGGCCACGGCACTGAAGCCATGGGCGCGCCGAATCTGACGCACCCGGCCGGGTTTATCTATGGCACCAGCCTGACCCAACTCGAGCAGACCATTCGCCACGGTCGTCAGGGTCATATGCCGGCGCAGAACGAGCTGTTGGGTAACGATAAAGTGCAATTGCTCGCCGCTTATGTGTACAGCCTATCTCACGGATTGAATACAGAAAAACTTATTACTGAAGACAACAAGAAGTAA
- the ccoG gene encoding cytochrome c oxidase accessory protein CcoG, translated as MSNQIPVHDVTPPSKNANNSVDLYASREKIYTRAFTGLFRNLRMMGGAALFLLYFGTVWLNWGGHQAVWWNLPERKFFIFGATFWPQDFILLSGLLIIAAFGLFFITVYAGRVWCGYTCPQSVWTWIFMWCEKVTEGDRNQRIKLDKAPMSANKFLRKAAKHSMWLLIGFVTGMTFVGYFSPIRELVFEFFTGQADGWSYFWVGFFTLATYGNAGWLREQVCIYMCPYARFQSVMFDKDTLIVSYDPRRGESRGPRKKGIDYKAQGLGDCIDCTMCVQVCPTGIDIRDGLQIECIGCAACIDACDSIMDKMDYPRGLISYTTEHNLSGQKTHKLRPRLIGYAVVLLAMISLLVTAFFMRSLVGFDVSKDRVLYRENAEGRIENVYSLKIMNKDQRDHTYLLEAAGLPDLRLQGKREIKVAAGDIVSMPVELSSAPEQLPSSTNEVKFLLKDADDDSVHVEAKSRFIGPQIR; from the coding sequence ATGAGCAACCAGATTCCGGTACACGACGTCACACCACCGAGCAAAAACGCGAACAACAGCGTTGACCTTTACGCCTCCAGAGAAAAAATCTACACCCGCGCGTTCACCGGCCTGTTCCGCAATCTGCGGATGATGGGCGGCGCGGCATTGTTCCTGCTGTATTTCGGCACGGTGTGGCTGAACTGGGGCGGTCATCAGGCCGTGTGGTGGAACCTGCCGGAGCGCAAGTTCTTCATTTTCGGCGCCACCTTCTGGCCGCAGGACTTCATCCTGCTCTCGGGCCTGTTGATCATTGCCGCGTTCGGCCTATTCTTCATCACCGTGTATGCCGGCCGCGTCTGGTGCGGTTACACCTGCCCGCAAAGCGTGTGGACGTGGATTTTCATGTGGTGCGAGAAGGTCACCGAAGGCGACCGTAACCAGCGCATCAAGCTCGACAAGGCGCCGATGAGTGCCAACAAGTTTCTACGCAAAGCCGCCAAACATTCGATGTGGCTGCTGATCGGTTTTGTCACCGGCATGACCTTCGTCGGCTACTTTTCGCCGATCCGTGAACTGGTTTTCGAGTTCTTCACAGGGCAAGCCGATGGCTGGTCGTATTTCTGGGTCGGTTTCTTCACCCTCGCCACCTACGGCAACGCCGGCTGGTTGCGCGAGCAGGTGTGCATCTACATGTGTCCATATGCGCGCTTCCAGAGCGTGATGTTCGACAAGGACACGCTGATCGTCTCCTACGACCCGCGTCGCGGCGAAAGCCGTGGCCCGCGCAAGAAAGGTATTGATTACAAGGCCCAGGGCCTTGGTGATTGCATCGACTGCACCATGTGTGTTCAGGTCTGCCCGACCGGTATCGACATCCGCGACGGCCTGCAGATCGAATGCATCGGCTGCGCCGCGTGCATCGATGCCTGCGACAGCATCATGGACAAGATGGATTACCCGCGTGGCCTGATCAGCTACACCACCGAACACAACCTGTCCGGGCAGAAAACCCATAAACTGCGGCCACGCCTGATCGGCTACGCCGTGGTGTTGCTGGCGATGATCAGCCTCTTGGTCACTGCGTTCTTCATGCGTTCGCTGGTCGGTTTTGACGTCAGCAAGGACCGCGTGCTGTACCGCGAAAACGCCGAAGGCCGGATCGAAAACGTCTACAGCCTGAAGATCATGAACAAGGATCAGCGCGACCACACCTACTTGCTGGAAGCCGCCGGCTTGCCGGATCTGCGCCTGCAAGGCAAGCGCGAGATCAAGGTCGCGGCCGGCGACATCGTCAGCATGCCGGTCGAGTTGTCGAGCGCGCCGGAACAACTGCCATCGAGCACCAACGAGGTGAAATTCCTCCTCAAGGATGCCGATGATGACAGCGTCCACGTTGAAGCCAAGAGCCGATTCATCGGCCCACAAATCCGTTGA
- a CDS encoding type II toxin-antitoxin system Phd/YefM family antitoxin, giving the protein MAITTISSREFNQDTSAAKKAAHRGPVIITDRGKPAHVLLSIEEYQKLTGSQTSIVDLLVMPNAPDIEFESERAVITPRSVDLS; this is encoded by the coding sequence ATGGCCATCACGACTATTTCCAGCCGCGAATTCAACCAGGACACCAGTGCAGCCAAAAAAGCCGCGCATCGGGGTCCGGTCATCATTACCGATCGTGGCAAGCCTGCCCATGTACTGCTGAGCATCGAGGAGTACCAGAAACTGACCGGTAGCCAGACCAGCATCGTCGACCTGCTGGTCATGCCGAATGCGCCTGACATCGAATTCGAATCCGAGCGCGCCGTCATCACCCCTCGCAGCGTGGACCTGTCCTGA
- the ccoN gene encoding cytochrome-c oxidase, cbb3-type subunit I, which translates to MSTAISPTAYNYKVVRQFAIMTVVWGILGMGLGVFIASQLVWPELNFGLPWTSFGRLRPLHTNLVIFAFGGCALFATSYYVVQRTCQTRLISDSLAAFTFWGWQAVIVGAIITLPLGYTTTKEYAELEWPIAILLAIVWVTYGLVFFGTITKRKTKHIYVGNWFYGAFIVVTAMLHIVNHMSLPVNLFKSYSAYSGATDAMIQWWYGHNAVGFFLTTGFLGMMYYFVPKQAERPIYSYRLSIVHFWALITLYIWAGPHHLHYTALPDWAQSLGMAMSIILLAPSWGGMINGMMTLSGAWHKLRTDPILRFLVVSLAFYGMSTFEGPMMAIKTVNSLSHYTDWTIGHVHAGALGWVAMISIGAIYHMIPRLFGRAQMHSVGLINAHFWLATIGTVLYIASMWVNGITQGLMWRAINDDGTLTYSFVEALQASHPGYIVRALGGAFFASGMFLMAYNVWRTVRASNPVEAEAAAQIAVVGAH; encoded by the coding sequence ATGAGCACAGCAATCAGTCCGACTGCTTATAACTATAAGGTAGTCCGCCAGTTCGCCATCATGACGGTGGTCTGGGGGATCCTTGGCATGGGGCTCGGTGTCTTCATCGCCTCGCAACTGGTTTGGCCGGAGTTGAACTTCGGTCTGCCGTGGACGAGCTTTGGACGCCTGCGCCCGTTGCACACAAACCTGGTGATTTTCGCCTTCGGTGGTTGTGCACTATTTGCCACTTCCTACTATGTCGTGCAGCGAACCTGCCAGACGCGACTGATTTCCGACAGCCTTGCGGCCTTCACCTTTTGGGGCTGGCAAGCGGTGATCGTCGGCGCGATCATTACCTTGCCGCTGGGTTACACCACCACCAAGGAATACGCGGAACTGGAATGGCCGATCGCCATTTTGCTGGCCATTGTCTGGGTCACCTACGGTCTGGTGTTCTTCGGCACCATCACCAAGCGCAAAACCAAGCACATCTACGTAGGTAACTGGTTCTACGGTGCGTTCATCGTCGTCACCGCGATGCTGCACATCGTCAACCACATGTCGCTGCCGGTGAACCTGTTCAAGTCCTACTCCGCCTACTCCGGCGCGACCGACGCGATGATCCAGTGGTGGTACGGCCACAACGCGGTGGGCTTCTTCCTCACCACCGGTTTCCTCGGGATGATGTATTACTTCGTGCCGAAACAGGCCGAACGTCCGATCTACTCCTATCGCTTGTCGATCGTGCACTTCTGGGCCCTGATCACCCTGTACATCTGGGCCGGCCCGCACCACTTGCACTACACCGCCCTGCCGGATTGGGCACAATCGCTGGGCATGGCAATGTCGATCATCCTTCTGGCGCCAAGCTGGGGCGGCATGATCAACGGCATGATGACCCTGTCGGGCGCCTGGCATAAGCTGCGCACCGACCCGATCCTGCGTTTCCTCGTGGTATCGCTGGCGTTCTACGGCATGTCGACCTTCGAAGGCCCGATGATGGCGATCAAGACGGTCAACTCTCTCTCGCACTACACCGACTGGACCATCGGCCACGTACACGCCGGCGCCCTCGGCTGGGTAGCGATGATCTCGATCGGCGCGATCTACCACATGATCCCGCGTCTGTTCGGCCGTGCGCAGATGCACAGCGTCGGCCTGATCAACGCGCACTTCTGGCTCGCGACCATCGGCACCGTGCTGTACATCGCGTCGATGTGGGTCAACGGCATCACTCAGGGCCTGATGTGGCGTGCAATCAACGACGACGGCACCCTCACCTACTCGTTCGTTGAAGCGCTGCAAGCCAGCCACCCGGGCTACATCGTCCGTGCCCTGGGCGGTGCTTTCTTCGCCAGCGGCATGTTCCTGATGGCTTACAACGTCTGGCGCACCGTGCGCGCCTCGAACCCGGTTGAAGCCGAAGCCGCCGCCCAGATCGCTGTCGTTGGAGCTCACTGA
- a CDS encoding FixH family protein yields MPAANAASPWYKHLWPWIIIGILACSVTLTLSMVTIAVNNPDNLVNDNYYEAGKGINRSLDRELLAQNLKMRAAVHLDGMTGEVDLRLSGDSQPKTLELNLISPTQPEKDRKIVLTRSETETGRYIGQLGDKVEGRRFVELLGSQDDHVWRMFEEELVSHDKDLLLGDEPLQGAEDLKK; encoded by the coding sequence ATGCCCGCAGCAAACGCCGCAAGTCCCTGGTACAAGCACCTCTGGCCATGGATCATCATCGGGATTCTGGCCTGTTCGGTGACCCTGACCCTGTCCATGGTGACCATCGCGGTGAACAACCCGGACAACCTGGTCAACGACAACTACTACGAGGCTGGCAAAGGCATCAACCGTTCGCTGGATCGTGAGTTGTTGGCGCAGAATCTGAAGATGCGCGCGGCGGTGCATCTGGATGGCATGACCGGTGAAGTTGATTTGCGTTTGAGCGGTGACAGTCAGCCAAAGACGCTGGAATTGAATCTGATCTCGCCGACGCAGCCGGAGAAGGATCGCAAGATTGTTCTGACTCGCAGCGAGACTGAAACGGGCCGCTACATTGGGCAATTGGGCGACAAGGTTGAAGGTCGTCGATTTGTTGAACTGCTCGGTAGTCAGGATGATCATGTGTGGCGCATGTTCGAAGAAGAGCTGGTCAGCCATGACAAGGATTTGCTTCTGGGTGATGAGCCGCTGCAAGGCGCCGAAGACTTGAAGAAGTAA
- a CDS encoding metallophosphoesterase — protein sequence MDFNKFANVVLSVCLLASVTSAQAATGMPEHMVFASDTQYPWTDKTDDREPESASEFDVRSKWLVDSQLASIADFRRQHGSQTEVPLMINGDITAFGHSGQRSFMRDMLNKHFKGEYLYGLGNHDYENNVDDCFSNSCAAGSIVEFKEHHEGKVDSFDLKITSGFLSKTYSGSLAYSKNIGEVHMVQLNNEPTYSTRISHPLNPTTFEINDALDWLEKDLRLARASGYAIIINMHKPFDHKGNQAQQRRFHDMVNKYQVTAIFAGHLHKDGGDAYWEGSVPMYLSGSTSQQTYLITSFTEDRKQLQVYLVKDNQWRNRTLIDTTAVHSIFAKRP from the coding sequence ATGGATTTTAATAAGTTTGCAAATGTTGTGCTGAGTGTTTGTTTATTGGCTTCGGTTACCTCCGCTCAGGCTGCAACGGGAATGCCTGAACACATGGTTTTTGCATCAGATACTCAATACCCGTGGACAGACAAGACAGATGATCGGGAACCGGAATCCGCTTCGGAATTCGATGTTCGCTCCAAGTGGCTGGTAGATAGCCAGCTTGCGAGTATTGCCGATTTCAGAAGGCAGCATGGCTCGCAAACCGAGGTGCCACTGATGATCAATGGCGATATCACCGCTTTTGGCCATAGCGGGCAGCGGTCGTTCATGAGGGACATGCTGAACAAACACTTCAAGGGGGAGTATTTGTACGGTTTGGGCAATCACGATTATGAAAACAATGTTGATGATTGTTTTAGTAATAGCTGTGCGGCGGGAAGTATCGTCGAATTCAAGGAACATCATGAAGGCAAAGTGGACAGTTTTGACCTGAAAATCACCAGTGGATTTCTCAGCAAGACGTACTCTGGCAGCCTCGCCTATTCTAAAAACATCGGCGAAGTGCATATGGTTCAGCTCAATAACGAGCCGACTTACAGCACACGGATCTCTCATCCGTTGAACCCGACGACGTTTGAAATCAACGATGCGCTGGACTGGCTCGAGAAGGACCTCAGACTGGCACGAGCCTCGGGTTACGCCATCATCATCAATATGCATAAACCGTTTGACCACAAGGGTAATCAGGCACAACAGCGGCGCTTCCACGACATGGTCAACAAGTATCAGGTGACGGCCATCTTTGCCGGCCATTTGCATAAAGACGGCGGTGATGCCTATTGGGAGGGTAGCGTGCCGATGTACCTGAGTGGCAGCACATCTCAGCAAACCTATCTGATCACCAGTTTTACCGAGGATCGCAAACAGTTGCAGGTCTATCTGGTGAAGGACAATCAGTGGCGTAATCGAACGCTGATCGATACTACTGCGGTGCATTCAATCTTTGCCAAGCGCCCCTAA
- a CDS encoding type II toxin-antitoxin system VapC family toxin, with product MFLLDTNVVSELRKPQADRQVVTWANSVAPASLYLSAITVLELETGILRIERRDSAQGAMLRHWLERHVKPAFSGRILSVDSAVASRCAQLHVPDRSNECDALIAATALIHGLTLVTRNVADFQLSGVHLINPWIAANS from the coding sequence ATGTTTCTACTGGATACCAATGTCGTTTCCGAGCTGCGAAAACCCCAAGCCGACCGGCAAGTGGTGACATGGGCAAACAGCGTTGCCCCGGCCAGCCTGTATTTATCGGCCATCACCGTGCTGGAACTGGAAACCGGCATTCTGCGCATCGAACGCCGCGACTCGGCACAAGGCGCGATGCTGCGTCACTGGCTGGAACGTCACGTCAAACCCGCATTCTCGGGAAGAATCCTCTCGGTCGATAGCGCCGTCGCCAGCCGATGCGCACAGTTGCACGTCCCTGATCGCAGCAATGAATGCGACGCCTTGATTGCCGCCACTGCGCTTATACATGGGCTGACGCTGGTCACCCGTAACGTTGCCGATTTTCAGCTCAGCGGCGTTCATCTGATCAACCCATGGATCGCTGCCAATAGCTGA
- the ccoO gene encoding cytochrome-c oxidase, cbb3-type subunit II, translating to MKHETIEKNVGLLMLLMVFAVSIGGLTQIVPLFFQDVTNKPVEGMKPYTALQLEGRDIYIREGCVGCHSQMIRPFRAETERYGHYSVAGESVWDHPFLWGSKRTGPDLARVGARYSDDWHRAHLYNPRNVVPESKMPAYPWLVTQAVDSSHTETKLKTMRTLGVPYTDDDISGAVASLKGKTEMDALVSYLQVLGTAIKSKR from the coding sequence ATGAAACACGAAACGATTGAAAAGAACGTCGGCCTGTTGATGTTGCTCATGGTGTTTGCCGTGAGCATCGGCGGCCTGACCCAGATCGTCCCGCTGTTCTTCCAGGACGTCACCAACAAACCGGTGGAAGGCATGAAGCCCTACACCGCGCTGCAACTGGAAGGCCGCGACATCTATATCCGTGAAGGCTGTGTCGGCTGCCACTCGCAGATGATCCGCCCGTTCCGCGCCGAAACCGAACGCTACGGGCACTACTCGGTGGCCGGCGAAAGCGTTTGGGATCACCCGTTCCTCTGGGGTTCGAAACGTACCGGTCCGGATCTGGCCCGGGTCGGCGCGCGCTACTCGGATGACTGGCACCGCGCGCACTTGTACAACCCGCGCAACGTCGTACCGGAATCGAAAATGCCGGCCTATCCGTGGCTGGTCACGCAAGCGGTCGACAGCAGCCACACCGAAACCAAGCTGAAGACCATGCGCACCCTCGGCGTGCCGTACACCGACGACGACATCAGCGGCGCAGTGGCCAGCCTCAAGGGCAAGACCGAAATGGATGCCCTCGTCTCCTACCTGCAAGTGCTCGGCACTGCGATCAAGAGCAAGAGGTGA
- a CDS encoding cbb3-type cytochrome c oxidase subunit 3, protein MIIEMSAGLIRGLGTVVVFVAFVGLTLWVFNRKRTPEFAEARLLPFADEPQAETTQANETRSTRP, encoded by the coding sequence ATGATCATTGAAATGAGTGCAGGCCTGATTCGCGGCCTCGGCACGGTCGTGGTGTTCGTCGCCTTCGTCGGTTTGACACTTTGGGTGTTCAACCGCAAGCGCACCCCGGAATTCGCCGAAGCACGTCTGCTGCCGTTCGCCGACGAACCGCAAGCCGAAACAACCCAAGCAAATGAAACAAGGAGTACCCGGCCATGA
- the ccoN gene encoding cytochrome-c oxidase, cbb3-type subunit I translates to MNTSISTAYNYKVVRQFAIMTVVWGIVGMGLGVFLAAQLVWPELNFNLPWTSFGRLRPLHTNAVIFAFGGCALFASSFYSVQRTCQTQLFAPKIAAFCFWGWQLVILLAAISLPLGYTSSKEYAELEWPIDILITIVWVAYAIVFFGTIMQRKTKHIYVGNWFFGAFIITVAILHIVNNLELPVSFTKSYSVYAGATDAMVQWWYGHNAVGFFLTAGFLGMMYYFVPKQAERPVYSYRLSIVHFWALITLYIWAGPHHLHYTALPDWAQSLGMVMSLILLAPSWGGMINGMMTLSGAWHKLRSDPILRFLVVSLAFYGMSTFEGPMMAIKTVNALSHYTDWTIGHVHAGALGWVAMISIGALYHMIPKIFGKAQMHSVGLINAHFWLATIGTVLYIASMWVNGIAQGLMWRAVNEDGTLTYSFVETLVASHPGFVVRLIGGAIFLSGMFLMAYNTWRTVRASQPADVVAAAQMA, encoded by the coding sequence ATGAACACTTCTATCAGTACCGCCTACAACTACAAGGTGGTCCGCCAATTCGCCATTATGACGGTGGTGTGGGGCATCGTCGGCATGGGCCTCGGGGTTTTTCTCGCGGCCCAATTGGTCTGGCCCGAACTCAACTTCAATTTGCCCTGGACCAGTTTCGGCCGTCTGCGCCCGCTGCACACCAACGCGGTGATCTTCGCGTTCGGTGGCTGTGCGCTGTTCGCCAGTTCGTTCTACTCGGTGCAACGCACCTGCCAGACCCAATTGTTTGCGCCAAAAATCGCCGCGTTCTGCTTCTGGGGCTGGCAACTGGTGATCCTGTTGGCGGCGATCAGCCTGCCACTGGGTTACACCAGTTCCAAGGAATACGCCGAGCTGGAGTGGCCGATCGACATCCTGATCACCATCGTCTGGGTCGCCTACGCGATCGTGTTCTTCGGCACGATCATGCAGCGCAAGACCAAGCACATCTATGTGGGCAACTGGTTCTTCGGCGCGTTCATCATCACCGTGGCGATTCTGCACATCGTCAACAACCTTGAGTTGCCAGTAAGTTTCACCAAGTCGTACTCGGTGTACGCCGGTGCAACCGACGCGATGGTGCAATGGTGGTATGGCCACAACGCCGTAGGCTTTTTCCTCACCGCCGGTTTCCTCGGGATGATGTACTACTTCGTGCCGAAACAGGCCGAGCGTCCGGTGTATTCGTATCGCCTGTCGATCGTGCACTTCTGGGCTCTGATCACCCTGTACATCTGGGCCGGCCCGCACCATTTGCACTACACCGCGCTGCCGGACTGGGCACAGTCGCTGGGCATGGTGATGTCGCTGATTCTGCTGGCACCGAGCTGGGGCGGCATGATCAACGGCATGATGACCCTCTCGGGCGCCTGGCATAAGTTGCGCAGCGACCCGATCCTGCGCTTCCTCGTGGTCTCGCTGGCGTTCTACGGCATGTCGACCTTCGAAGGTCCGATGATGGCGATCAAGACCGTCAACGCCCTCTCCCACTACACCGACTGGACCATCGGCCACGTACACGCCGGCGCCCTCGGTTGGGTGGCGATGATTTCCATCGGCGCGCTGTACCACATGATCCCGAAAATCTTCGGTAAAGCACAGATGCACAGCGTCGGTTTGATCAACGCGCACTTCTGGCTCGCGACCATCGGCACCGTGCTCTACATCGCGTCGATGTGGGTCAACGGCATCGCCCAGGGCCTGATGTGGCGCGCGGTGAACGAGGACGGCACGCTGACCTACTCCTTCGTCGAAACCCTGGTGGCCAGCCACCCAGGCTTCGTCGTGCGGCTGATTGGTGGGGCGATCTTCCTCAGCGGCATGTTCCTGATGGCTTACAACACCTGGCGCACCGTGCGGGCCTCGCAGCCTGCTGACGTCGTCGCTGCCGCGCAGATGGCCTGA
- the ccoP gene encoding cytochrome-c oxidase, cbb3-type subunit III, translating to MTTFWSLYVTVLSLGTIFALTWLLLSTRKGQRSEQTDETVGHSFDGIEEYDNPLPKWWFMLFVGTIIFALGYLVLYPGLGNWKGLLPGYNYLDNDKQTAFANGQTGWTGVHEWEKEMARSDAKFGPIFAKFAAMPIEEVAKDPQALKMGGRLFASNCSVCHGSDAKGAYGFPNLTDADWRWGGEPETIKTTIMGGRHAVMPAWAEVIGEQGVADVAAFVVTNLDGRKLPEGTKADPANGGKLFAANCVACHGPAGKGTPAMGAPDLTHPGAFIYGSSFAQLQQTIRYGRQGQMPAQEQLQGNDKVHLLAAYVYSLSHGEKAPEANAE from the coding sequence ATGACTACATTCTGGAGTCTGTACGTCACAGTCCTCAGTCTCGGTACGATCTTCGCCCTGACCTGGCTGCTGCTGTCGACCCGCAAGGGCCAGCGCAGCGAACAGACGGACGAGACGGTCGGGCACTCCTTCGACGGGATCGAGGAGTACGACAACCCACTGCCGAAATGGTGGTTCATGCTGTTTGTCGGCACGATCATTTTTGCCCTGGGTTACCTGGTGCTGTACCCGGGCCTGGGCAACTGGAAAGGTCTGCTGCCGGGCTACAACTACCTCGATAACGACAAGCAGACCGCGTTCGCCAACGGCCAGACCGGCTGGACCGGCGTGCACGAGTGGGAAAAGGAAATGGCCCGTTCGGACGCCAAGTTCGGTCCGATCTTCGCCAAGTTCGCCGCGATGCCAATCGAAGAAGTCGCCAAGGATCCGCAAGCGCTGAAAATGGGTGGCCGCCTGTTCGCCTCCAACTGCTCGGTGTGCCACGGCTCCGACGCCAAGGGCGCTTACGGTTTCCCTAACCTGACCGACGCCGACTGGCGCTGGGGCGGCGAGCCGGAAACCATCAAGACCACCATCATGGGCGGTCGTCACGCGGTGATGCCGGCCTGGGCTGAAGTGATTGGTGAGCAAGGCGTTGCCGACGTGGCAGCGTTTGTCGTGACCAACCTGGATGGCCGCAAGCTGCCGGAAGGCACCAAGGCTGACCCGGCCAACGGCGGCAAACTGTTCGCCGCCAACTGCGTGGCCTGCCACGGTCCGGCCGGCAAAGGCACCCCCGCCATGGGCGCGCCGGACCTGACCCACCCGGGTGCTTTCATCTACGGTTCGAGCTTCGCGCAACTGCAGCAAACCATCCGTTACGGCCGTCAGGGCCAGATGCCGGCGCAGGAACAACTGCAAGGCAACGACAAGGTTCACCTGCTGGCGGCGTATGTTTACAGCCTGTCCCACGGTGAAAAAGCACCGGAAGCGAACGCCGAGTAA
- the ccoO gene encoding cytochrome-c oxidase, cbb3-type subunit II has product MKHEAVEKNIGLLAFFMVIAVSIGGLTQIVPLFFQDVTNKPVEGMKPRSALELEGRDVYIANGCVGCHSQMIRPFRAETERYGHYSVAGESVWDHPFLWGSKRTGPDLARVGGRYSDDWQRAHLYNPRNVVPESKMPAYPFLVENKLDGKETAKKMEVLRTLGVPYTDEDIAGAQAAVKGKTEMDALVAYLQGLGTIIKSKR; this is encoded by the coding sequence ATGAAGCATGAAGCTGTCGAGAAGAATATTGGCCTGCTGGCCTTCTTCATGGTCATCGCCGTCAGCATTGGCGGCCTGACCCAAATCGTTCCGCTGTTTTTCCAGGACGTCACCAACAAGCCGGTCGAAGGCATGAAGCCACGTTCGGCGCTGGAGCTGGAAGGCCGCGACGTTTACATCGCCAACGGTTGTGTCGGCTGCCACTCGCAGATGATCCGTCCGTTCCGTGCTGAAACCGAACGCTATGGCCACTACTCGGTCGCCGGTGAAAGCGTCTGGGATCACCCGTTCCTGTGGGGTTCCAAACGTACCGGTCCGGATCTGGCCCGTGTCGGCGGTCGTTACTCCGATGACTGGCAACGTGCGCACTTGTACAACCCGCGCAACGTGGTCCCTGAGTCGAAAATGCCGGCTTACCCGTTCCTCGTGGAAAACAAGCTCGACGGCAAAGAGACGGCCAAAAAAATGGAAGTCTTGCGCACCCTCGGCGTCCCTTACACCGACGAAGACATCGCCGGTGCACAGGCCGCCGTGAAGGGCAAAACCGAAATGGACGCGCTGGTGGCCTATCTGCAAGGCCTGGGCACCATCATCAAAAGCAAACGGTGA